From Magnolia sinica isolate HGM2019 chromosome 13, MsV1, whole genome shotgun sequence, one genomic window encodes:
- the LOC131222685 gene encoding AAA-ATPase ASD, mitochondrial-like: MDDYEQVTDNFRRAKFWWSSSRAVQKSTSITLFPAQEQPRYYTLTFHRRHRQLVMEYYMSHVVEEGKAIEVRKRQRKLYTNNPSNNWYGYKRTVWSHVLFEHPATFETLAMDPDMKQEIIEDLETFRESKDYYVKIGKAWKRGYLLYGPPGTGKSTMIVAMANFLDYDVYDLELTAVKNNTELKKLLIETTSKSIMVIEDIDCSLDLSGKRKKNAEKSEKDTDEEKLPPGVDKDDNTSKVTLSGLLNFIDGLWSACGGERIIVFTKNHVEKLDPALIRKGRMDKHIELSYCSFEAFKVLAKNYLNLDSHPLFETVQQLIEGSNITPADVAEKLMPKSSKVTAADKANTCLKNLIQALHKASEEVKSKEAAAAAAQLEEKGDVETVKIDKDDTGKDVD, from the coding sequence ATGGACGACTACGAGCAAGTCACCGACAATTTCCGTAGGGCCAAGTTTTGGTGGTCATCCAGCAGGGCGGTCCAAAAGTCAACGAGCATAACTTTGTTCCCTGCACAGGAGCAACCACGGTATTACACCCTCACATTCCACCGGCGCCACCGCCAGCTTGTCATGGAATACTACATGAGCCATGTTGTGGAAGAAGGGAAGGCAATTGAGGTGAGAAAGCGGCAGAGAAAGTTGTATACCAACAACCCCAGTAACAACTGGTATGGCTACAAGAGGACTGTGTGGAGCCATGTCCTGTTCGAGCACCCAGCGACGTTTGAAACGCTAGCCATGGACCCGGATATGAAGCAGGAGATCATAGAGGATCTCGAGACGTTCCGCGAGTCAAAGGATTACTATGTAAAGATTGGCAAGGCATGGAAGCGGGGTTACCTCCTTTACGGCCCACCTGGCACTGGGAAATCCACGATGATCGTCGCCATGGCTAATTTCCTGGACTACGATGTGTACGACCTCGAATTGACGGCCGTGAAGAACAACACGGAGCTGAAGAAGCTCCTGATCGAGACCACTAGCAAATCTATCATGGTCATCGAAGACATCGACTGTTCTTTAGATCTGTCCGGCAAGCGGAAAAAGAACGCTGAGAAATCAGAGAAGGACACAGATGAGGAGAAACTTCCACCTGGGGTAGACAAGGACGACAATACTAGCAAAGTTACTCTCTCAGGGCTACTCAATTTCATTGACGGACTGTGGTCAGCTTGCGGAGGAGAACGGATCATTGTCTTCACCAAAAACCATGTGGAGAAGCTGGACCCAGCTCTTATACGGAAAGGTCGGATGGACAAGCACATCGAACTATCATACTGCAGCTTCGAGGCTTTTAAAGTGCTTGCAAAGAACTATCTCAACCTCGACTCGCACCCTCTATTTGAGACTGTCCAGCAACTGATTGAAGGGAGTAACATCACCCCAGCAGATGTAGCCGAGAAACTGATGCCCAAGTCCTCCAAAGTCACTGCTGCCGATAAGGCAAACACTTGCCTTAAAAACCTGATTCAAGCTCTCCACAAGGCCAGCGAAGAAGTGAAATCCAAGGAAGCAGCTGCAGCTGCAGCTCAGTTGGAAGAGAAGGGCGACGTGGAGACGGTGAAAATAGACAAAGATGATACTGGCAAAGATGTTGATTAA